The genomic DNA CGTAGGAATACGCGAAGGAAATGCAAATCAGAACCGCTCTTGTTTTCTTCTGCGCAGTTTAGCAGCCAGACGTGACCACACACTTTGTTCAGCCCTCCCGATACTAACCATCCTTGCTCCTGCAACTGTTCTAGCAGACCCATTCTGCACGCCTGCGGGTAGTGCTGCGATCAATCTTCACCGTCTCCGAGCAAGAAGCTCCCGAAACCGAACAAAAGACCAATCAATACCGTCGCCGAGTTAGTTCGCACGGAGCGCTTGCAAACgccaatcacacacacacacgctggacACAGTTGTAAGTCCGGCAAGTATAGTTCGTTCTGGAATTACGCTAGTAAGCGAAATTTGCCGTCCACTTCCGCAAATCCTCGATTGGCAAAAACGCGAAAAATGCACAAGCTACTCTTTTTTGTTCGATCttttcgacacacacacgcgtttgacagttgcagcaagaaagggggaaaaacgcACAACTGTCAAAGTGCGCTTGCGAAGGTGCTGAAACGCACAGTGGTCGTGGACGCAGGACATGTTTTATCagcaaagcattttttttaaatttagtaaCGAAAATACGGTAAACGGGAATAAGTTAAAATTAAGATACATTTTCATGTTCGAGAGGTTTGGGTGAGATTGTGCAATATAGGGCCATCTCTTTTGTTTATGCAAGTATAACAAAACACCGCTGGCTCTTCGGTAATAGAGCAAAATTGGATGTACGGACATCAGGGAGAAAAGGATTTGCAAttcgtttccatatcaaaCGTATAGGATATCCTGGATCGCCAGTTTCCTAGAAGAAAGTCAAtgttcagttttttgtttcgtattCCTCGATTCTGTACATTTGAATGATGTTTTATTTGAAACCACATACCTCAAACttttttaaaaaactttttaaattaTCTTTGCATAGAGAAATCTGTAAAATCTGCCCTTGCTTCCTTTTCCTCTCCACAGATATTTAACTGTGAAATCGAATTTATTGACCAGCACGGATAATCCCGAGCTTAAAGATACCCGGATAATCGCACACGAGTTAGTCCACTGATTTGTGACTTGGGAACCTATGTACAGCACACACTGTCGTCGACAAAGGGCCAGTAGCAACAATGGCGGGCAATCTAGTTCGAAACACTGACAGTGCCGGTTCAAATCGTGATCGGAGTTTCCTGAACGGTCCAGTTCGTTCGTGTGAGCAAGTGTTCTAGTGTTCCAGTGCAGGGAGTTTCCAGAAAATTACAAAACCTATCACATCAACAGCCGTACGAATGTAAGTGCATgatttaaaaagttttaaaattcgCCCTAAAATGgtgcatttaaattttgttctCTCATTTCTTGGTACCATTTTCGTTTGCAGACTGGTTTTTGGCAAAAAGAGGATTCTCTTCCAAAATGACGGTGGTCATTTTTCTGGTGAACAACACTCCATCGATGCTGCAGCAGTCGATGCTTAACGGGGTACGCCTTTCCTACATTGATCTCGCGAAGCGCATGGTGGAATCGTTCCTGAAGCTTCGCGAGACACAGGAGGACAGAATGCAGGTGCGGTACATGCTACTAACGTACGACACCCCACCGAACCACGTAAAGGCGGGTTGGCAAGAAGGATGGGAACAGTTTGACAGGGCATTGAAAAACCTCCAGTGCACGGGAAGCGTCTCGGAAAGGTTTGCACTAGGCAATGCGTTCGAACTCATCGATCAGGAGCGTATGACCGTCGGTATCGATACGTACGGATGGGGAAGATGTCCATCCAACAGTATGTACAGTTTCATTATACTCATTACAAACTATCGCCACGGGCCGACGGCCATCGGCAGTTCGTTGATGCTGCCACGCTCAGTCTTAACTGAATCGCCCCTGACGAAGGAACCGTTCCGCTGGGATCAACGTTTGTTCGCCTTAATCCTGGGAAGTTCACGGTGTACGCCATTCCTGTTGCAAGTGTGCCGTAAAACGGGTGGATGGTGTACGTCGGTCAAGCACAAGCCCAGTTTGACTTACGGCATGGCGAAGCTGATGGACAGCCTAAAGTTGGAGTTGATGGTGAACTTTGTACACGAGTCTCAAAAACGCGCCGAAAACGGAGAGCTGTACGCCATTGAACTGCAGACAACGAAGTGTGCCATCACGTGCTGCAGCACTACATCGAAGGGCCTGTGGCCGTTCCCCGAGTCTTACTGGCCCCGGGAAGATCAAACCCAACTAGCTCCCCGAGCTGCGCATCCAGAGGTGCGCATACTGTCCATGTGTTTCAATGAACCAGTATGGCCGGTTAATGTCCCGATCGACAAGTATGAGGTGAGGGAATGCAAGCAACCCACTACCGGATTGTCTGTAACGGAGTGTGGTAAGGTATGGCCGGTGGAGATCGTACCGAGCTCGAAGGACCAGAGGGAACATCCCTTCGGCTATCTCAAGAAAGAGAGCGGGAAAATATTTCTGTACTTGCTACCGTACGACTACTCCGAGCTTAATCGATTGCTGACCGAGAATTGTAGCAATTTGACcgttaaaaacaaacatttcctCTACACTATGAAGCGCTACATAAACTCCATACCCAGATACTACTGTTTCCACCTGCGCAAAGCGCTGACCGGTGTACTGGAAGAATCCGTGCTGCAAACCGTTTTACCACCGGAAAGCATAGCGTTTCTGAATGAAAGCATATGCAACCAGCTCGGCCCGTTGCATGCGGCTGCTAAACAAAGACGCAAAAATCTATGTATTCACGTGTGGAGGAATCAGCAGCTAGCGTCTACCGCTGTACCTCAACAGCCGGAAACGGTCGAACGGCTTCATTTACAAACATTGCTCCAAGAGGAGAAGGATGAGTTCAGGGCACATTTCAGACGACCCGTCGTGCTGCCCACCATAACCGTACGATCGACGCCGGACTATCGCAACCCGTACACCATCGAACGGAACGAGCTGCTCGATACGTTCAGCCGTATGCGAAATGCGTTTTACTATCCGGATACTATGCCAGCGCTGCAGAGGAATACATTTTCTGCTCAAAACCTCAGTTCAGCTCCTCAAAACAATGCTCCCATGCTTCGGACGATCATGAGCAGTGAGGAGCTTGTTGCGGAAGTTGCACAATACCGAAGAGAGCATCCCGAGAAGCGCTCAACAACGAGAAGGAAATCGAATACTGTGCAAAAGAAAGCCGTAACAATCAAGAAATTCTGCTTGAGTGACATATAGAACGCTGAACTTCAAGTGAGACTTGGGCGAATtgttgctggagttgcaggGTATGTATCGGCATAGCGCGGTAGcatgtttttaaatattaggaACAGAGGCATCCCATCACGTATTTATCGATGCAAGAGAAATTAGGAAAATTatttatcataattttaaacaacataAATCGAGAATGGAAATAGAATAGGCATCGAATTGAgttgaaaatgttttcaattcaACCTAATGTTCGGTACAACATTTCTTTTCCGAATATCAGCATATCTGGAACGCGGTCTAACGTGTCTTTCCGGTGATCCGGTTACTCAGAGCAAAGTACAACAAGATACTTGTATCATCGTTTCTGTTTAGATCATCGGTTCTGAACATAACACCAACAATGAATCGTCATACGAAGAATGTGATAAAATCTAGACTAGGATGGCGTAGTCTTTGTGCGAAGAAATATGAGGAAGCGTAGAGGGGCTATGAGCCAGATTTCCGGCGGTGTGAATGCTATATGAATATTACAAAATTTGCGTGAGACTTCTTGATGCTCTCGTAGGAACGTCTTCAGGGACTTCTTTTATAGTTTAAGGTCAGGTGACAATATCCCCAGTCTCCGCCAATTATTCTCTGATCTacttatatttttgtttaacgATCGGATCATAACTCCAAGAGAAGTGACTTCCGGAGTTATGCATTTTGGTTCCCCCCGCATCCCAATGACGCACTTTTACGCACCGAACCAAAAATTTCAAACACTTTCGTTTGATCACAAAACATATTCTGTCCGCGTACGTTCGCCAGCTTTGCCCAATGTGCCGAACGGAATCAAAACTCCCACTATTCCACCGCCGACCcccaacacacgcacgcataaacaaaaacaaacgcaatccGATTGTTTGTTAGTGTCCAACGACCGGCAGGAAGCATCAAATGGTACGTCTCGCGCCCTTATCGTTGCGTACGATGAATCGAACCAGATAAAGAATACTTGCGAAATAGATGTAGAACGATAGTTGGCCGAAAATCGGGGGGAAAGGCGCGAAATAATAGCCTCCAAACACTCGCCACCGTACGTCCGATTGACAGTAATGTGAGTGGCTCAGCCGGTTGTTGCTATCATGTGATACATCTCGCTGGAGAATCGGTTGATTGCGGCTGTGTGTAAACAGTGGAGATTAGAGTCGGAGGATCGTCGTTCCGGTCCCGGAAGTGATTGGATGCTCGGCGGCAGTTGGAGCGTTCCTCCCGCGGGTTCGTCTCAGATGGCGACCTTTAACCAGATGCCCAATGAGGTAAGCTGCCCCGGGACAAGGGGCCCGAaaatcacaacacacacaaacactcacacacgcgttTAATGGTTGGCAGATTTTGGAACAGATATTCGATCATCTGGATTATCGGTCGCGTCGCAATCTGACGCTGGTTTGTCGCCGTTGGAACGCAGTCCTGCTGTCGGACCGGTTCATTACCCGCCACGTAACGCTCGTGATCGATGGACAACGTACGCTCACCCTGCACAAGCATCCGATGCATCGCACCTACCCGAATCTGACGCTCAAGCTGGACAATGCGATCAATGGAGATGCTTTCAAAGGGCTGCGCCTGCTGCCAACCATCGTCCCGTCGCCATCCACCGTAGCGCTACACCTAGCCTTCCCGAACGATCCACGGTGGGTTGCGCTGTGCGAGGAGCAACAGTTCGTTAACCTTCGCACCGTACAACGGCTTCACCTGACGGGCAGCTGCCGTACGGAGCATCCTCGCAAACCGCTCATACTACAGATGGACCAGCTCCGCCTGCTGGACTTGGTGTGCAGTGGCGTACAGGACCTGTGGCTCGTAGCACCCAAGCTTTCTCGCCTGCATCTGCACGTCCTGTCCGAGGAGCATCTCGACTTTCTGCTACACTTCATCCACCAGCTCCGCACGCTTAGCATCGTGTTCGATGCGAAGGAAAGCTTCTTTTTCTACCACCTTAAGCCAACCCGCTTACGTGAGCTTGCGATCGACCGGCGCCAGAAGGGGATGACCAAGAGTGAGCGTAACATTAGCATAGCGTTCTTCAAGCGCTTGGATCAGCTGCAGCGATTGGAGCTGCGCGTGAAGTTTATCGACAGCTACGTCCTGCACACCATTGCGGACGGTTTGAAGCAGCTGTGCGAACTGTCGCTCGAAGTCGCGGAAGGTACGATCGAGCTGAAGCACATCGCAAGCCTGACCCGACTGCAGCGGTTACGCATTGTGGCGTGTCGGGTGAATCTGCAGAATGTGCACCTGCCGGCACTCGAATCGTTGGAGCTCGGGTCGGCCGAACTGCCCGGCACGTATCTCGAGGGCATCGAAGGGCTGATGGCGTTCCACCGGATGCGATCGCTAACGCTGATGAACGTGAAGGTTTATCCCGAGATGCTGCAGCTAACGCCGACGTACAGCGTCGAGCGGATGGTGATCGCTTACTACCGGAGGGTAAGTGCTCTTTGGGGCTTATGCCTTATCACATCTACAGCAAGTCCTTCTCCATCAAGATCGTCATGGATCCTTGTTTTTTACTCGGGATCTAGTTTTATCCCCCATTATCGCTTAGTCTGTCTC from Anopheles stephensi strain Indian chromosome 2, UCI_ANSTEP_V1.0, whole genome shotgun sequence includes the following:
- the LOC118504045 gene encoding uncharacterized protein LOC118504045: MLGGSWSVPPAGSSQMATFNQMPNEILEQIFDHLDYRSRRNLTLVCRRWNAVLLSDRFITRHVTLVIDGQRTLTLHKHPMHRTYPNLTLKLDNAINGDAFKGLRLLPTIVPSPSTVALHLAFPNDPRWVALCEEQQFVNLRTVQRLHLTGSCRTEHPRKPLILQMDQLRLLDLVCSGVQDLWLVAPKLSRLHLHVLSEEHLDFLLHFIHQLRTLSIVFDAKESFFFYHLKPTRLRELAIDRRQKGMTKSERNISIAFFKRLDQLQRLELRVKFIDSYVLHTIADGLKQLCELSLEVAEGTIELKHIASLTRLQRLRIVACRVNLQNVHLPALESLELGSAELPGTYLEGIEGLMAFHRMRSLTLMNVKVYPEMLQLTPTYSVERMVIAYYRRLEETHLLILVKRFPALRWLRVSHCHGVYQRELDKLKRMMPTLAVAFDEAKSDRI
- the LOC118504044 gene encoding integrator complex subunit 6-like → MTVVIFLVNNTPSMLQQSMLNGVRLSYIDLAKRMVESFLKLRETQEDRMQVRYMLLTYDTPPNHVKAGWQEGWEQFDRALKNLQCTGSVSERFALGNAFELIDQERMTVGIDTYGWGRCPSNSMYSFIILITNYRHGPTAIGSSLMLPRSVLTESPLTKEPFRWDQRLFALILGSSRCTPFLLQVCRKTGGWCTSVKHKPSLTYGMAKLMDSLKLELMVNFVHESQKRAENGELYAIELQTTKCAITCCSTTSKGLWPFPESYWPREDQTQLAPRAAHPEVRILSMCFNEPVWPVNVPIDKYEVRECKQPTTGLSVTECGKVWPVEIVPSSKDQREHPFGYLKKESGKIFLYLLPYDYSELNRLLTENCSNLTVKNKHFLYTMKRYINSIPRYYCFHLRKALTGVLEESVLQTVLPPESIAFLNESICNQLGPLHAAAKQRRKNLCIHVWRNQQLASTAVPQQPETVERLHLQTLLQEEKDEFRAHFRRPVVLPTITVRSTPDYRNPYTIERNELLDTFSRMRNAFYYPDTMPALQRNTFSAQNLSSAPQNNAPMLRTIMSSEELVAEVAQYRREHPEKRSTTRRKSNTVQKKAVTIKKFCLSDI